One region of Rana temporaria chromosome 9, aRanTem1.1, whole genome shotgun sequence genomic DNA includes:
- the NCCRP1 gene encoding F-box only protein 50 isoform X2: MTPLCRHAQHSSILILTHLCTWLLGGRNIRLKTPRRQERTDSKMSDCTQQGVSSDSSAGGPSAVRQPDEDVKGAQKMVGDSDLSDDTGKNVSADGAQKEATHNKQMIKEETNEKNPSKLTTNQTDSNPVLVEKKETAKKEAKQAEGDDKVLPEEGRTRKDTSPQKDKVTAEGTGTRKETAKKHKKTSQERKKHPETSHEQAKHNETAQDPETAYKQEKHKNTSQGLNELKETDEKLQKGVCLENKNHKETAWDKEDSKNTASEQEKTTETSQGKWKQTETQNQERHSVSLLDQVKDNMSLHWQDKKQETSQEHTQHKATFEIQVRHSETIQEPARYPETSEKQVRHSETLAQHIVTSEKQIKHSETPQGLAQHIVTPEKQIKHLETQELAQHIVTTEKQIKHSETPQGLAQHIVTTEKQIKHSETPQGLAQHIVTTEKQKKHSETPQEQTYHTEIPQEQAQHIVTSEKQVKHSETHQVQLQDTETFGKPVRHSETPQEKAQHIVTLKNQVRNSEASRVQEQDTETLENQIKQADTLREQAQHTETSEKQLKHSKTSQEQAKCALTSEKQVKQSETPQKQQQQHTDTIGKQIKHSETPQEHKQHTETSDKQVKHLETPQGQAKHIVTSEERVQLSETPQVQGKQIVTSEKQVKQSETPQVQGKHIMTSGEQVQHSETPQVQGEHIVASKEQVQHSETPQVQEKHIVTSEKQVKHSETPQMHGKHIVTSGEQVNLSATPQVQGECIVASKEKVQHFENHQVQAKHVVAFEEQVQHSVTPQVQGKHIVASKEQAQHSETHQEQKQHTETSGKQVKHSETPQEQAKHIVTSEEKVQLVETPQVQGKHIGASEKQVKQSETPQVQGKHIVTSGEQVQLSETPQVQGKHIVSSKEQVKHTETPQVQDKHTVTSEKQVKHSEAPQVQEKHIVTSGRHVELSTAPQVQGKHIVASKEQVQQFENHQAQGKHIVASEEQVQHSKAPQVQEKTIVASEEQVQHSRTPQVQAQQTETVEKQVKHGETPLEQACLTETSEMEIKKSATPQEQTLHTETSQKQVRDSNTPQEPEKNKETSQKQWRQSETSEEQTLEKKQIDIDHAKAILELQKLVKPPKFKELGPTVQEQQMENQACQYAMDHAPVAKEPDTDEGWLELCIMEWGLKEKAVVIPDNVSWRDAYKKKPFGRNFLRSPNPEGLSTSQPPPQEEFDPPPEKKPLETLGDFTGWQISTEEIPVDRSNIPPGVVVCYLPIYSWCVKEQMVDLLSEGLWPELLDSYQPDIYVLEWYEDSKLHKHVYELHVKLLAEDKTTVISHLDLTPENNMNGQPEGWNTVSHIFKSYGPGVRYIHFLHKSKDLSVLGFHRTRVADSTLFVQLKD; the protein is encoded by the exons ATGACGCCTCTATGCCGACACGCCCAACACTCCAGTATTCTCATCCTAACACACCTCTGCACCTGGTTGCTGGGAGGGAGGAACATCAGACTAAAAACACCTAGAAGACAGGAGAGAACTGACAGCAAGATGAGTGACTGTACGCAGCAAGGGGTGAGCTCTGACAGCTCAGCTGGAGGCCCGAGTGCAGTGAGACAGCCTGATGAGGATGTAAAAGGCGCACAGAAGATGGTTGGGGACTCTGATCTGAGCGACGACACTGGAAAGAATGTAAGTGCTGATGGAGCGCAAAAAGAAGCCACACACAACAAACAGATGATAAAAGAGGAAACAAATGAGAAAAATCCAAGCAAACTGACTACGAACCAAACAGACAGCAATCCCGTATTAGTAGAAAAAAAGGAGACAGCCAAGAAAGAAGCTAAACAGGCAGAAGGAGACGACAAAGTACTTCCTGAAGAAGGGAGAACTCGGAAAGATACTTCTCCACAAAAAGACAAAGTGACAGCCGAGGGAACTGGAACACGTAAAGAGACAGctaagaaacataaaaaaacatctcAAGAAAGGAAAAAACATCCAGAGACATCTCACGAGCAAGCCAAGCATAACGAGACAGCTCAGGATCCGGAGACAGCTTACAAACAAGAGAAACACAAAAACACAAGCCAGGGGCTAAATGAGCTCAAAGAGACAGATGAAAAACTTCAAAAAGGGGTctgtttggaaaataaaaatcacaaagagacagcttgggacaaagaGGACAGTAAAAATACAGCTTCTGAACAGGAGAAAACCACAGAGACCTCTCAGGGAAAATGGAAACAAACAGAGACTCAGAATCAGGAGAGACACTCGGTGAGCCTCCTTGACCAAGTGAAAGACAACATGAGCCTTCATTGGCAAGACAAGAAACAAGAGACATCCCAGGAACACACACAACACAAAGCGACCTTCGAGATCCAGGTGAGACACTCTGAGACCATTCAGGAGCCAGCAAGGTACCCAGAAACCTCTGAGAAGCAGGTTAGACACTCAGAGACCCTAGCACAACACATAGTGACCTCCGAGAAGCAAATAAAACACTCAGAGACTCCTCAGGGGCTAGCACAACACATAGTGACCCCCgagaagcaaataaaacatttagagaCGCAGGAGCTAGCACAACACATAGTGACCACCGAAAAGCAAATAAAACACTCAGAGACTCCTCAGGGGCTAGCACAACACATAGTGACCACCgagaagcaaataaaacattcagAGACTCCTCAGGGGCTAGCACAACACATAGTGACCACAGAGAAGCAAAAAAAACACTCAGAGACACCTCAGGAACAAACATATCACACAGAGATACCTCAGGAGCAAGCACAACACATAGTGACATCTGAGAAGCAGGTGAAGCACTCAGAGACCCATCAGGTGCAATTACAAGACACAGAGACCTTTGGGAAGCCGGTGAGGCACTCAGAGACCCCTCAGGAGAAAGCACAACACATAGTGACTTTGAAGAACCAGGTGAGAAACTCAGAGGCCTCTCGGGTGCAAGAACAAGATACAGAAACCCttgaaaatcaaataaaacaGGCAGATACCCTTCGTGAGCAAGCACAACACACAGAGACTTCTGAGAAGCAGCTGAAACACTCAAAGACTTCTCAGGAACAAGCAAAATGCGCACTTACCTCTGAAAAGCAGGTAAAACAATCAGAGACCCCTCAgaagcaacaacaacaacacacaGATACCATTGGGAAACAAATAAAACACTCAGAGACCCCTCAGGAACACAAACAACACACAGAGACCTCTGACAAGCAGGTTAAACACTTAGAGACCCCTCAAGGGCAGGCAAAACACATAGTGACCTCTGAGGAGAGAGTACAACTCTCTGAGACCCCACAAGTGCAAGGAAAACAGATAGTGACCTCTGAGAAGCAGGTGAAACAATCTGAGACCCCTCAAGTGCAAGGAAAACATATAATGACCTCAGGGGAGCAGGTACAACACTCTGAGACCCCTCAAGTGCAAGGAGAACACATAGTAGCCTCTAAAGAGCAGGTACAACATTCTGAGACCCCTCAAGTGCAAGAAAAACACATAGTGACCTCTGAGAAGCAAGTAAAACACTCTGAGACCCCTCAAATGCACGGAAAACACATAGTGACCTCTGGAGAGCAGGTAAACCTCTCTGCAACCCCTCAAGTGCAAGGAGAATGCATAGTGGCCTCTAAAGAGAAGGTGCAACACTTTGAGAACCATCAAGTACAAGCAAAACATGTAGTGGCCTTTGAGGAGCAGGTACAGCACTCTGTGACCCCTCAAGTGCAAGGAAAGCACATAGTGGCCTCTAAAGAGCAGGCACAACACTCAGAGACCCACCAGGAGCAAAAACAACACACAGAGACCTCTGGCAAGCAGGTGAAACACTCAGAGACCCCCCAAGAGCAGGCAAAACACATAGTGACCTCGGAGGAGAAAGTACAACTCGTTGAGACCCCTCAAGTCCAAGGAAAACACATAGGGGCCTCTGAGAAGCAGGTGAAACAATCTGAGACCCCTCAAGTGCAAGGGAAACACATAGTGACCTCAGGGGAGCAGGTACAACTCTCTGAGACCCCTCAAGTGCAAGGAAAGCACATAGTATCCTCTAAAGAGCAAGTAAAACACACTGAGACCCCTCAAGTGCAAGATAAACACACAGTGACCTCTGAGAAGCAAGTGAAACACTCTGAGGCCCCTCAAGTGCAAGAAAAACACATAGTGACCTCTGGGAGACATGTAGAACTCTCTACGGCCCCTCAGGTACAAGGAAAACACATAGTGGCCTCTAAAGAGCAGGTACAACAATTTGAGAACCATCAAGCACAAGGAAAACATATAGTGGCCTCTGAGGAGCAGGTCCAACACTCTAAGGCCCCTCAAGTGCAAGAAAAGACCATAGTGGCCTCTGAGGAGCAGGTCCAACACTCAAGGACCCCTCAAGTGCAAGCACAACAAACAGAGACAGTTGAGAAGCAAGTAAAACACGGAGAGACCCCTCTGGAGCAAGCATGTCTCACAGAGACATCTGAGATGGAGATAAAAAAATCTGCAACCCCTCAAGAGCAAACACTACACACTGAGACCTCTCAGAAGCAGGTGAGAGACTCTAACACCCCCcaagaaccagaaaaaaacaaagagaCATCTCAGAAGCAGTGGAGACAATCAGAGACATCTGAGGAGCAG ACCTTGGAGAAGAAACAAATTGACATTGATCATGCAAAGGCAATTCTTGAACTACAGAAACtagttaaaccaccaaaattcAAAGAACTGGGGCCTACAGTCCAAGAACAACAGATGGAGAACCAGGCCTGTCAGTATGCCATGGATCATGCGCCAGTCGCGAAGGAACCTGATACAGATGAAGGCTGGCTGGAGCTCTGTATTATGGAATGGGGTCTTAAGGAGAAGGCAGTGGTCATCCCCGACAACGTCAGCTGGAGAGATGCCTACAAGAAGAAACCCTTTGGAAGGAACTTTTTGAGAAGCCCAAATCCAGAAG GTTTATCCACCAGCCAGCCTCCTCCACAAGAAGAATTTGATCCACCTCCTGAGAAGAAGCCCCTGGAGACATTAG GAGATTTTACTGGCTGGCAAATAAGTACAGAGGAGATTCCCGTCGACAGGAGCAATATTCCACCTGGGGTGGTCGTGTGTTATCTGCCTATCTACAG TTGGTGTGTGAAGGAGCAGATGGTGGACCTGCTGTCTGAAGGTCTCTGGCCTGAATTGCTGGACTCCTACCAACCTGATATCTACGTCTTGGAGTG GTATGAAGATAGTAAGCTCCACAAACATGTGTATGAACTGCATGTCAAGTTGCTAGCAGAGGACAAGACGACAGTGATTTCTCATCTGGACCTGACTCCAGAAAACAACATGAACGGGCAGCCTGAGGGCTGGAACACG GTTTCTCATATATTTAAGTCCTATGGACCTGGCGTTCGGTATATTCATTTCTTACACAAGAGTAA
- the NCCRP1 gene encoding F-box only protein 50 isoform X1: protein MTPLCRHAQHSSILILTHLCTWLLGGRNIRLKTPRRQERTDSKMSDCTQQGVSSDSSAGGPSAVRQPDEDVKGAQKMVGDSDLSDDTGKNVSADGAQKEATHNKQMIKEETNEKNPSKLTTNQTDSNPVLVEKKETAKKEAKQAEGDDKVLPEEGRTRKDTSPQKDKVTAEGTGTRKETAKKHKKTSQERKKHPETSHEQAKHNETAQDPETAYKQEKHKNTSQGLNELKETDEKLQKGVCLENKNHKETAWDKEDSKNTASEQEKTTETSQGKWKQTETQNQERHSVSLLDQVKDNMSLHWQDKKQETSQEHTQHKATFEIQVRHSETIQEPARYPETSEKQVRHSETLAQHIVTSEKQIKHSETPQGLAQHIVTPEKQIKHLETQELAQHIVTTEKQIKHSETPQGLAQHIVTTEKQIKHSETPQGLAQHIVTTEKQKKHSETPQEQTYHTEIPQEQAQHIVTSEKQVKHSETHQVQLQDTETFGKPVRHSETPQEKAQHIVTLKNQVRNSEASRVQEQDTETLENQIKQADTLREQAQHTETSEKQLKHSKTSQEQAKCALTSEKQVKQSETPQKQQQQHTDTIGKQIKHSETPQEHKQHTETSDKQVKHLETPQGQAKHIVTSEERVQLSETPQVQGKQIVTSEKQVKQSETPQVQGKHIMTSGEQVQHSETPQVQGEHIVASKEQVQHSETPQVQEKHIVTSEKQVKHSETPQMHGKHIVTSGEQVNLSATPQVQGECIVASKEKVQHFENHQVQAKHVVAFEEQVQHSVTPQVQGKHIVASKEQAQHSETHQEQKQHTETSGKQVKHSETPQEQAKHIVTSEEKVQLVETPQVQGKHIGASEKQVKQSETPQVQGKHIVTSGEQVQLSETPQVQGKHIVSSKEQVKHTETPQVQDKHTVTSEKQVKHSEAPQVQEKHIVTSGRHVELSTAPQVQGKHIVASKEQVQQFENHQAQGKHIVASEEQVQHSKAPQVQEKTIVASEEQVQHSRTPQVQAQQTETVEKQVKHGETPLEQACLTETSEMEIKKSATPQEQTLHTETSQKQVRDSNTPQEPEKNKETSQKQWRQSETSEEQIDKGIGEKGDHKQTLEKKQIDIDHAKAILELQKLVKPPKFKELGPTVQEQQMENQACQYAMDHAPVAKEPDTDEGWLELCIMEWGLKEKAVVIPDNVSWRDAYKKKPFGRNFLRSPNPEGLSTSQPPPQEEFDPPPEKKPLETLGDFTGWQISTEEIPVDRSNIPPGVVVCYLPIYSWCVKEQMVDLLSEGLWPELLDSYQPDIYVLEWYEDSKLHKHVYELHVKLLAEDKTTVISHLDLTPENNMNGQPEGWNTVSHIFKSYGPGVRYIHFLHKSKDLSVLGFHRTRVADSTLFVQLKD from the exons ATGACGCCTCTATGCCGACACGCCCAACACTCCAGTATTCTCATCCTAACACACCTCTGCACCTGGTTGCTGGGAGGGAGGAACATCAGACTAAAAACACCTAGAAGACAGGAGAGAACTGACAGCAAGATGAGTGACTGTACGCAGCAAGGGGTGAGCTCTGACAGCTCAGCTGGAGGCCCGAGTGCAGTGAGACAGCCTGATGAGGATGTAAAAGGCGCACAGAAGATGGTTGGGGACTCTGATCTGAGCGACGACACTGGAAAGAATGTAAGTGCTGATGGAGCGCAAAAAGAAGCCACACACAACAAACAGATGATAAAAGAGGAAACAAATGAGAAAAATCCAAGCAAACTGACTACGAACCAAACAGACAGCAATCCCGTATTAGTAGAAAAAAAGGAGACAGCCAAGAAAGAAGCTAAACAGGCAGAAGGAGACGACAAAGTACTTCCTGAAGAAGGGAGAACTCGGAAAGATACTTCTCCACAAAAAGACAAAGTGACAGCCGAGGGAACTGGAACACGTAAAGAGACAGctaagaaacataaaaaaacatctcAAGAAAGGAAAAAACATCCAGAGACATCTCACGAGCAAGCCAAGCATAACGAGACAGCTCAGGATCCGGAGACAGCTTACAAACAAGAGAAACACAAAAACACAAGCCAGGGGCTAAATGAGCTCAAAGAGACAGATGAAAAACTTCAAAAAGGGGTctgtttggaaaataaaaatcacaaagagacagcttgggacaaagaGGACAGTAAAAATACAGCTTCTGAACAGGAGAAAACCACAGAGACCTCTCAGGGAAAATGGAAACAAACAGAGACTCAGAATCAGGAGAGACACTCGGTGAGCCTCCTTGACCAAGTGAAAGACAACATGAGCCTTCATTGGCAAGACAAGAAACAAGAGACATCCCAGGAACACACACAACACAAAGCGACCTTCGAGATCCAGGTGAGACACTCTGAGACCATTCAGGAGCCAGCAAGGTACCCAGAAACCTCTGAGAAGCAGGTTAGACACTCAGAGACCCTAGCACAACACATAGTGACCTCCGAGAAGCAAATAAAACACTCAGAGACTCCTCAGGGGCTAGCACAACACATAGTGACCCCCgagaagcaaataaaacatttagagaCGCAGGAGCTAGCACAACACATAGTGACCACCGAAAAGCAAATAAAACACTCAGAGACTCCTCAGGGGCTAGCACAACACATAGTGACCACCgagaagcaaataaaacattcagAGACTCCTCAGGGGCTAGCACAACACATAGTGACCACAGAGAAGCAAAAAAAACACTCAGAGACACCTCAGGAACAAACATATCACACAGAGATACCTCAGGAGCAAGCACAACACATAGTGACATCTGAGAAGCAGGTGAAGCACTCAGAGACCCATCAGGTGCAATTACAAGACACAGAGACCTTTGGGAAGCCGGTGAGGCACTCAGAGACCCCTCAGGAGAAAGCACAACACATAGTGACTTTGAAGAACCAGGTGAGAAACTCAGAGGCCTCTCGGGTGCAAGAACAAGATACAGAAACCCttgaaaatcaaataaaacaGGCAGATACCCTTCGTGAGCAAGCACAACACACAGAGACTTCTGAGAAGCAGCTGAAACACTCAAAGACTTCTCAGGAACAAGCAAAATGCGCACTTACCTCTGAAAAGCAGGTAAAACAATCAGAGACCCCTCAgaagcaacaacaacaacacacaGATACCATTGGGAAACAAATAAAACACTCAGAGACCCCTCAGGAACACAAACAACACACAGAGACCTCTGACAAGCAGGTTAAACACTTAGAGACCCCTCAAGGGCAGGCAAAACACATAGTGACCTCTGAGGAGAGAGTACAACTCTCTGAGACCCCACAAGTGCAAGGAAAACAGATAGTGACCTCTGAGAAGCAGGTGAAACAATCTGAGACCCCTCAAGTGCAAGGAAAACATATAATGACCTCAGGGGAGCAGGTACAACACTCTGAGACCCCTCAAGTGCAAGGAGAACACATAGTAGCCTCTAAAGAGCAGGTACAACATTCTGAGACCCCTCAAGTGCAAGAAAAACACATAGTGACCTCTGAGAAGCAAGTAAAACACTCTGAGACCCCTCAAATGCACGGAAAACACATAGTGACCTCTGGAGAGCAGGTAAACCTCTCTGCAACCCCTCAAGTGCAAGGAGAATGCATAGTGGCCTCTAAAGAGAAGGTGCAACACTTTGAGAACCATCAAGTACAAGCAAAACATGTAGTGGCCTTTGAGGAGCAGGTACAGCACTCTGTGACCCCTCAAGTGCAAGGAAAGCACATAGTGGCCTCTAAAGAGCAGGCACAACACTCAGAGACCCACCAGGAGCAAAAACAACACACAGAGACCTCTGGCAAGCAGGTGAAACACTCAGAGACCCCCCAAGAGCAGGCAAAACACATAGTGACCTCGGAGGAGAAAGTACAACTCGTTGAGACCCCTCAAGTCCAAGGAAAACACATAGGGGCCTCTGAGAAGCAGGTGAAACAATCTGAGACCCCTCAAGTGCAAGGGAAACACATAGTGACCTCAGGGGAGCAGGTACAACTCTCTGAGACCCCTCAAGTGCAAGGAAAGCACATAGTATCCTCTAAAGAGCAAGTAAAACACACTGAGACCCCTCAAGTGCAAGATAAACACACAGTGACCTCTGAGAAGCAAGTGAAACACTCTGAGGCCCCTCAAGTGCAAGAAAAACACATAGTGACCTCTGGGAGACATGTAGAACTCTCTACGGCCCCTCAGGTACAAGGAAAACACATAGTGGCCTCTAAAGAGCAGGTACAACAATTTGAGAACCATCAAGCACAAGGAAAACATATAGTGGCCTCTGAGGAGCAGGTCCAACACTCTAAGGCCCCTCAAGTGCAAGAAAAGACCATAGTGGCCTCTGAGGAGCAGGTCCAACACTCAAGGACCCCTCAAGTGCAAGCACAACAAACAGAGACAGTTGAGAAGCAAGTAAAACACGGAGAGACCCCTCTGGAGCAAGCATGTCTCACAGAGACATCTGAGATGGAGATAAAAAAATCTGCAACCCCTCAAGAGCAAACACTACACACTGAGACCTCTCAGAAGCAGGTGAGAGACTCTAACACCCCCcaagaaccagaaaaaaacaaagagaCATCTCAGAAGCAGTGGAGACAATCAGAGACATCTGAGGAGCAGATTGACAAAGGCATTGGAGAAAAAGGTGATCACAAGCAGACCTTGGAGAAGAAACAAATTGACATTGATCATGCAAAGGCAATTCTTGAACTACAGAAACtagttaaaccaccaaaattcAAAGAACTGGGGCCTACAGTCCAAGAACAACAGATGGAGAACCAGGCCTGTCAGTATGCCATGGATCATGCGCCAGTCGCGAAGGAACCTGATACAGATGAAGGCTGGCTGGAGCTCTGTATTATGGAATGGGGTCTTAAGGAGAAGGCAGTGGTCATCCCCGACAACGTCAGCTGGAGAGATGCCTACAAGAAGAAACCCTTTGGAAGGAACTTTTTGAGAAGCCCAAATCCAGAAG GTTTATCCACCAGCCAGCCTCCTCCACAAGAAGAATTTGATCCACCTCCTGAGAAGAAGCCCCTGGAGACATTAG GAGATTTTACTGGCTGGCAAATAAGTACAGAGGAGATTCCCGTCGACAGGAGCAATATTCCACCTGGGGTGGTCGTGTGTTATCTGCCTATCTACAG TTGGTGTGTGAAGGAGCAGATGGTGGACCTGCTGTCTGAAGGTCTCTGGCCTGAATTGCTGGACTCCTACCAACCTGATATCTACGTCTTGGAGTG GTATGAAGATAGTAAGCTCCACAAACATGTGTATGAACTGCATGTCAAGTTGCTAGCAGAGGACAAGACGACAGTGATTTCTCATCTGGACCTGACTCCAGAAAACAACATGAACGGGCAGCCTGAGGGCTGGAACACG GTTTCTCATATATTTAAGTCCTATGGACCTGGCGTTCGGTATATTCATTTCTTACACAAGAGTAA